A single genomic interval of Syntrophobacterales bacterium harbors:
- a CDS encoding SlyX family protein: MKSTATFVFLSMLLSFSLNAGAQTMEERLRSLEGMLKKQEATIEALNSLRDTLMKQERMIREQQNVIEELKAQMKKSEPPPLMNITGNEQETSGEIKQEIKELKEKVEQAVEAQKKDVASVFNPSIGLVSDTIFSYNNRKSAQTGSVQPGGYNALLRSIELNIAASIDPFARGYAVFDASVNLATGETDVSVAEAAIQTTSLPWNLTMKAGRFFGEFGRLSYVHDHELPFVNRPLVLDKYVGGESKTDGVQINYLLPVSHYVSLTAGAGTQFGDIPNNVGSYRSFNNLNFFGRASTYFDLTPDISIEPGISGLWNPNTFDRGGVFLALNDSLYRERERRLFGADFVVSYRPLRNNQFQALTWGTEVLYSDNRYDVVSPSGTMNRAVGVYGLYSYLTYKFQRQWTTGIQYEWLQNPESKQDTAAAYSANITWSLSHWNRLRLQFTRTEHNSASFLSPNNAIYLQWTWIIGSHAHGWQQR; this comes from the coding sequence GTGAAAAGTACGGCTACATTTGTCTTTTTGAGTATGCTTCTGTCATTTTCACTAAATGCTGGGGCACAGACCATGGAGGAACGGCTGAGAAGCCTTGAAGGAATGCTCAAAAAGCAGGAAGCGACTATAGAGGCGCTCAATTCCCTCCGGGATACGTTGATGAAGCAGGAACGAATGATACGGGAGCAACAAAATGTGATTGAGGAGCTGAAAGCACAAATGAAGAAATCAGAACCTCCTCCCCTCATGAATATCACAGGAAATGAGCAGGAAACTTCCGGAGAAATCAAGCAGGAAATAAAGGAACTTAAGGAAAAAGTGGAGCAGGCGGTGGAGGCTCAAAAGAAAGATGTGGCAAGCGTCTTCAACCCTTCCATAGGACTCGTAAGCGACACCATTTTCAGCTATAACAACAGGAAGTCGGCACAGACGGGGAGTGTCCAGCCCGGTGGCTACAATGCGCTCCTCCGATCCATTGAACTCAATATAGCCGCGTCGATAGATCCATTTGCCCGCGGCTATGCCGTCTTCGACGCCTCTGTCAACCTTGCCACCGGAGAGACTGACGTCTCTGTCGCAGAGGCCGCGATCCAGACTACATCGTTACCGTGGAACCTGACAATGAAGGCGGGAAGATTCTTCGGTGAGTTCGGCCGGCTCTCATATGTCCACGATCACGAACTGCCCTTCGTGAACCGTCCGCTGGTGCTTGATAAATATGTAGGAGGAGAGTCCAAAACTGACGGCGTGCAGATCAACTATCTGCTGCCCGTCTCCCATTATGTAAGCCTTACCGCAGGAGCAGGGACTCAGTTCGGCGATATACCGAACAATGTCGGTTCGTACCGCTCTTTCAATAATCTCAACTTTTTCGGCCGCGCATCCACGTATTTCGACCTCACACCCGATATCTCCATTGAACCGGGCATCTCCGGTCTATGGAATCCGAACACATTTGATCGCGGCGGCGTCTTCCTCGCATTAAATGACAGCTTATACAGAGAACGGGAACGCCGCCTCTTTGGGGCAGACTTTGTGGTCAGTTATCGTCCTCTCAGAAACAACCAGTTCCAAGCCCTCACCTGGGGTACGGAGGTATTATATAGCGACAACCGCTACGATGTGGTTTCCCCGTCAGGGACGATGAACAGGGCCGTAGGGGTATATGGCCTCTATTCCTACCTCACGTACAAGTTCCAACGGCAATGGACAACCGGCATACAGTACGAGTGGCTGCAAAATCCCGAGAGTAAGCAGGACACTGCCGCCGCATATTCCGCAAATATTACCTGGTCCTTAAGCCACTGGAATCGGCTGCGGCTGCAATTCACACGCACCGAACACAACAGCGCATCGTTTCTTAGTCCAAATAACGCCATATATCTCCAATGGACCTGGATTATCGGCTCCCATGCTCACGGATGGCAGCAGCGCTAA
- the cysS gene encoding cysteine--tRNA ligase, producing MSIKLYNTFTGAKEEFKPLNAGQVKLYVCGVTVYDHCHIGHARSAIVFDVIHRHLKTRGFDVVFAKNFTDIDDKILRKANTEGIPWKEVGEKYIGSYKEDMKDLNILPPTFEPKATDHIDDMIRLVESLLEKGHAYRVDDDVYFSVNSFPGYGRLSNRSLDEMMAGARVDVDERKKNPLDFALWKGSKEGEPFWDAPFGKGRPGWHIECSVMSAKYLGVPFDIHGGGKDLVFPHHENERAQSEAADGRRFVNYWIHNGFVNIEKEKMSKSLGNFLLIKDFLKDYHPEVLRLFFLATQYRNPVDYTDKSIEDTNSALQRLYYTLTRTYEMEKDRGIAAKQFPEVADLEKKYYDAMDDDFNTALALTSVFELSKMINRMLDEHDESGYPSALYARDTLLSLAQGIGLLHDDLTAFSEKEKTRHLVLVDLNVPAIERMIEERVQARKNKDYTRSDEIRDLLARKGVLLNDTPAGTDWRIKSVVMAKGENR from the coding sequence ATGTCTATAAAACTGTACAATACATTTACCGGAGCGAAGGAGGAATTTAAGCCTCTAAATGCGGGTCAGGTGAAACTTTATGTCTGCGGAGTGACCGTCTATGATCATTGTCATATAGGCCACGCGCGAAGTGCCATTGTGTTTGACGTGATCCACCGGCACTTGAAAACCAGAGGCTTTGATGTTGTCTTCGCGAAAAATTTTACCGATATTGACGACAAGATACTCAGAAAAGCGAATACAGAGGGCATTCCCTGGAAGGAAGTCGGTGAAAAGTATATAGGGTCGTATAAAGAGGACATGAAGGACTTGAACATACTGCCCCCTACGTTTGAACCGAAGGCAACGGACCACATTGATGACATGATACGTCTTGTGGAGAGCCTTCTCGAGAAAGGCCATGCATACCGAGTTGATGACGATGTCTATTTTTCGGTGAACAGTTTTCCCGGCTATGGCAGATTGTCCAACCGGAGCCTCGACGAGATGATGGCGGGAGCAAGGGTTGATGTCGATGAGAGAAAAAAGAATCCTCTTGATTTTGCCTTGTGGAAAGGTTCAAAGGAAGGAGAGCCTTTCTGGGATGCGCCCTTCGGCAAAGGGCGACCTGGCTGGCATATTGAATGCTCCGTGATGAGCGCGAAATATCTTGGCGTTCCTTTTGACATACACGGGGGAGGCAAGGATCTGGTATTTCCGCACCACGAAAACGAGCGGGCCCAGAGCGAGGCAGCCGATGGCCGACGGTTTGTCAATTACTGGATTCATAATGGATTTGTCAACATAGAGAAAGAGAAGATGTCGAAATCTCTTGGAAATTTTCTGCTTATAAAAGATTTTCTGAAGGATTATCACCCGGAAGTCTTGAGGTTGTTCTTTCTTGCGACTCAGTACCGGAATCCGGTAGACTATACGGATAAATCAATAGAAGATACGAATAGTGCGCTTCAGAGGCTCTATTATACGCTGACGAGGACTTACGAGATGGAGAAAGACAGGGGTATTGCGGCGAAGCAATTTCCTGAGGTTGCCGATCTCGAAAAGAAATACTACGATGCTATGGACGACGATTTTAATACGGCCTTGGCCTTGACCTCCGTGTTTGAGTTGTCTAAGATGATTAACAGGATGCTTGATGAGCATGATGAAAGCGGCTATCCTTCCGCACTCTACGCACGGGATACGCTTCTCTCTCTCGCACAGGGTATCGGGCTGTTGCACGACGATCTGACCGCATTTTCCGAGAAGGAAAAGACCAGGCATCTCGTCCTGGTGGACCTCAACGTGCCTGCTATTGAACGGATGATTGAGGAAAGGGTTCAGGCACGAAAGAATAAAGATTACACGAGGTCGGATGAAATCAGGGATTTACTCGCCAGAAAAGGTGTGCTGCTAAATGACACACCAGCAGGCACCGACTGGAGAATCAAGAGCGTGGTCATGGCAAAAGGAGAGAACAGATGA
- a CDS encoding 2-oxoacid:acceptor oxidoreductase family protein, protein MIEVRFHGRGGQGAVTSAEIIAQAAIAQGKFAQAFPSFGPERRGAPVLAFLRVSDKPIRLRSRVYKPDAVIILDSTLLGTVNPAEGLKDGFVIINTHKPAEDLMMSFPGHNIAYVDASKIANEELGVPITNTTMLGTLVKVTNVVDLKALEEPVRNRFGINAQKNINAYTRAYNETVVLKAG, encoded by the coding sequence ATGATAGAGGTGAGGTTTCATGGAAGGGGCGGCCAGGGAGCCGTGACTTCAGCAGAAATAATCGCGCAGGCAGCGATTGCGCAAGGTAAATTTGCCCAAGCGTTCCCGAGCTTCGGTCCTGAACGCAGAGGGGCGCCTGTCCTTGCCTTCCTGAGGGTTTCCGACAAACCAATCAGACTCAGATCCAGAGTTTACAAACCCGATGCGGTAATTATCCTAGACTCTACATTGCTTGGGACAGTCAATCCCGCCGAGGGTCTGAAAGATGGTTTTGTCATCATAAACACCCACAAGCCTGCGGAGGATCTAATGATGTCTTTTCCCGGGCACAATATTGCCTATGTAGATGCATCTAAGATTGCCAATGAAGAACTTGGAGTGCCTATTACAAACACTACCATGCTTGGGACGCTCGTAAAAGTAACGAATGTGGTGGATTTAAAGGCCCTCGAAGAGCCTGTAAGAAACCGGTTCGGTATAAACGCTCAGAAAAACATCAATGCCTATACCAGGGCATACAATGAGACGGTGGTTTTGAAGGCGGGTTGA
- a CDS encoding ABC-type transport auxiliary lipoprotein family protein, with protein sequence MRNYHMTKANRRVAPVLAQILFLGILCLFGCLPGNKPPQLTEQYAIEYAPPAVYNNGTPLPYTIRIERFSAAQAYNNQSMTYRPEPYKLASYDYHRWRVMPGDMVTDHFVRDLRNSGMFAGVFSYRESESTRFVLEGGVEEFLEVDEQREGRAVLCLNVALIDTTQTEITKRLIFQKKYRHEEPIKEQTPVSLTQGMSASMKRLSDEIMRDIYASIHRLSK encoded by the coding sequence ATGAGGAACTATCATATGACAAAAGCAAACCGCCGTGTGGCCCCAGTGCTGGCACAAATTCTTTTTCTGGGTATCCTCTGCCTCTTCGGCTGCCTCCCTGGAAACAAGCCTCCGCAGCTCACAGAGCAGTATGCCATTGAGTACGCACCGCCAGCAGTATACAACAACGGTACACCGCTCCCGTACACCATAAGGATTGAGCGGTTTTCCGCAGCACAGGCGTACAACAACCAGTCCATGACATACAGACCAGAGCCCTACAAGCTTGCTTCCTACGATTACCATCGCTGGAGGGTCATGCCGGGAGATATGGTTACCGACCATTTCGTACGCGACCTTAGAAACTCGGGCATGTTCGCCGGGGTCTTTTCCTATCGTGAGTCGGAAAGCACAAGATTTGTCCTTGAAGGTGGGGTGGAGGAGTTTCTCGAGGTTGATGAACAGAGAGAAGGGAGGGCCGTGCTCTGTCTCAATGTAGCACTAATTGACACCACGCAGACAGAGATCACCAAGAGGCTCATCTTCCAAAAAAAGTACCGCCACGAGGAACCCATTAAAGAGCAGACACCGGTTTCTCTTACGCAAGGTATGTCGGCTTCAATGAAGAGACTATCGGATGAGATCATGCGGGATATCTACGCATCCATACATCGTCTGAGTAAATGA
- a CDS encoding MlaD family protein, whose product MLKRQTYFTVGLFVIIGILLGSAAIVWVSTAKYFKKGASFVTYFDESVQGLQVDSIVKYRGVDVGRVERIAVAPDYRLIEVVMKIDFKGDVMRDTVAKLQMAGITGIVFVDLDQRRVEEVTMAPRITFPTQYPVIPSHPSDIQQISSGINEIVGKIKKVDFEAISSQLVNTTKSLETVIGGASAKRIILNLETVTTNLAGSASKINKAIQDGAVEDVISEARETVRDARAVVGNVKTQLDSIDLIETTKRTNLFLDNITKKTHAVATEAQITMENLRNSSETLDSLLERLKANPSELIFSSPPNSSGRPR is encoded by the coding sequence ATGCTTAAAAGACAGACATATTTTACCGTCGGCCTTTTCGTGATCATCGGAATCCTTCTGGGGTCTGCGGCGATTGTATGGGTAAGTACAGCCAAGTACTTCAAGAAAGGTGCTTCCTTCGTCACTTATTTCGACGAATCGGTTCAGGGATTACAGGTCGATTCAATTGTCAAGTACCGCGGGGTCGACGTGGGAAGAGTTGAAAGGATTGCGGTAGCGCCTGATTACAGGCTTATTGAGGTGGTTATGAAAATCGACTTCAAAGGTGACGTAATGCGGGATACTGTGGCCAAACTTCAAATGGCTGGCATCACAGGCATAGTTTTTGTCGACCTGGACCAGAGACGGGTTGAGGAGGTCACCATGGCACCAAGGATCACATTTCCGACCCAATACCCGGTAATACCCTCCCATCCGTCCGATATACAACAGATTTCGTCCGGCATAAATGAAATTGTCGGTAAGATCAAGAAAGTTGACTTTGAAGCCATTTCGAGCCAATTGGTAAACACTACCAAATCGCTGGAGACAGTTATCGGGGGAGCCTCCGCAAAAAGGATCATCCTCAACCTCGAAACAGTTACAACCAATCTAGCCGGCTCGGCCTCCAAGATCAACAAAGCAATACAGGACGGCGCGGTGGAGGATGTTATCTCTGAAGCAAGAGAGACGGTAAGAGACGCAAGGGCGGTCGTAGGGAACGTCAAGACGCAGCTTGATTCCATTGATTTGATTGAAACAACCAAAAGAACCAACCTGTTCCTTGATAATATTACGAAAAAGACACACGCAGTCGCAACGGAAGCACAGATTACCATGGAAAATCTTCGCAACTCTTCTGAGACCCTTGACAGTCTCCTGGAAAGGCTAAAAGCGAACCCCTCAGAGCTTATCTTCAGCTCACCGCCAAATTCATCTGGGAGACCACGATGA
- a CDS encoding ATP-binding cassette domain-containing protein, translating into MNSDSDIVISVEGLTVRYGENTILDNVSLQVHRGEILIIAGGSGCGKSTLLKHIIGLSKPSGGRVVINGIDITTATYDKLKDLRKEIGMLFQSSALFGSMTIAENISLSLATFTDLSAETIELITKMKLGMVGLAGYENHFPAELSGGMQKRAGIARAMAMDPRILFFDEPSAGLDPITAAGIDNLIKSLNRGMGTTMVIVTHELQSIFAVAQRIVMLDKSKKGVIAVGNPLELKEKSTDPMVKNFFNRQSA; encoded by the coding sequence ATGAACAGTGATAGCGACATCGTCATATCGGTAGAAGGGCTCACGGTTCGCTACGGAGAGAATACTATTCTCGATAATGTAAGCCTCCAGGTACACAGAGGGGAGATTCTTATCATTGCAGGCGGTAGCGGGTGCGGCAAATCGACCCTGCTGAAACACATAATAGGCTTGTCAAAACCTTCCGGAGGCAGGGTCGTGATTAACGGTATTGACATTACTACAGCGACCTATGATAAGTTAAAAGACTTGCGGAAGGAAATCGGCATGCTCTTTCAATCAAGCGCCCTTTTCGGCTCAATGACAATAGCCGAAAACATCTCTCTTTCTCTTGCAACCTTTACTGACCTTTCGGCTGAGACGATAGAGCTTATCACAAAGATGAAACTAGGCATGGTCGGTTTGGCGGGATATGAAAACCACTTCCCGGCCGAACTCTCTGGAGGTATGCAGAAGAGGGCCGGTATTGCAAGAGCCATGGCGATGGACCCTCGTATTCTCTTTTTTGATGAGCCTTCGGCAGGTTTGGATCCGATTACTGCGGCAGGAATTGATAACCTCATAAAAAGTCTGAATCGGGGTATGGGAACGACAATGGTGATCGTCACCCATGAGTTGCAATCAATCTTCGCCGTGGCCCAGAGGATCGTCATGCTCGATAAGAGTAAAAAAGGTGTTATCGCCGTGGGTAATCCATTGGAACTCAAGGAGAAGTCAACCGATCCTATGGTAAAAAATTTCTTTAACCGACAGTCGGCGTAA
- a CDS encoding MlaE family lipid ABC transporter permease subunit has protein sequence MARNHNLSIKGDKRGPITLSISGSMTLESIDTMMPQILSVFDEFLPTRVIVDLAGIEYMDSAGALLLLRIEDDAAQKAIPFSIEQMSEKARNILKLVNRQALTAPPLNLPEKRMLLLEQVGERSLDILGDIARSITFFGTLISEIFTSLLRPSTVRWGAVLNYMKKAGVDCLPILGLISFLLGLIMAFMSSLQLKQFGANIYVASLVGLAMVRELGPIITSILVAGRSGSAFAAEIGTMKVNEEVDALVIMGFDPVRFLAIPKVFAAMIVVPILTLFSDLFAIFGGLLVGVLGLEITPYTYLHQTAKSFDSFDIVAGTVKSIVFAILIAGIGCQRGFEVRGSAEAVGNATTSAVVSSLFLIIVTDSMFAIILNYIR, from the coding sequence ATGGCACGAAACCATAATCTTTCCATCAAAGGAGATAAGCGAGGTCCCATAACACTCAGCATATCGGGTTCCATGACCTTGGAAAGCATTGATACAATGATGCCCCAGATTCTGTCTGTCTTTGATGAATTCCTGCCGACCAGGGTTATTGTAGACCTTGCGGGGATTGAATACATGGACAGCGCCGGAGCCCTTCTCCTCTTAAGAATTGAGGATGATGCGGCGCAAAAGGCGATTCCTTTTTCCATAGAGCAGATGTCCGAGAAGGCGCGGAATATTCTGAAACTTGTCAACAGGCAAGCGCTTACCGCCCCTCCTCTCAATCTTCCTGAGAAACGCATGCTTCTGCTGGAACAGGTAGGAGAGAGAAGCCTTGACATTCTCGGAGATATTGCGAGGTCCATCACATTTTTCGGGACGCTCATCTCCGAGATATTTACTTCTCTCTTGAGACCGTCCACTGTCAGGTGGGGGGCCGTACTGAACTATATGAAGAAAGCCGGCGTTGACTGTCTTCCCATTTTAGGTCTCATTAGTTTTCTCCTGGGCCTTATCATGGCCTTCATGTCCTCCCTTCAACTCAAACAGTTCGGTGCAAACATATACGTCGCATCCCTCGTCGGCCTTGCCATGGTCAGGGAGTTGGGCCCCATTATAACTTCAATCCTTGTAGCGGGAAGATCTGGTTCTGCGTTTGCCGCCGAGATCGGCACAATGAAAGTAAACGAGGAGGTCGACGCACTGGTGATCATGGGGTTTGATCCCGTGAGATTCCTCGCCATACCAAAGGTCTTTGCTGCCATGATCGTTGTTCCGATCCTCACTCTCTTCTCCGACCTTTTCGCAATATTCGGCGGCCTGCTCGTGGGAGTCCTGGGATTGGAGATCACCCCTTATACTTACCTGCATCAGACGGCAAAATCATTCGATAGCTTCGACATAGTGGCTGGAACGGTAAAGTCCATCGTGTTCGCCATATTGATTGCTGGCATCGGCTGCCAGAGGGGTTTTGAGGTAAGGGGCAGTGCAGAGGCCGTCGGAAATGCGACCACCTCCGCCGTTGTTTCGTCCCTGTTTCTGATCATTGTGACAGACTCAATGTTTGCCATAATACTCAATTACATACGATGA